The following proteins come from a genomic window of Paenibacillus sp. CAA11:
- a CDS encoding deoxycytidylate deaminase yields the protein MSADRRKDWDTYFMDIAYMVSTRSRCSRRHVGAVLMQGKKLLGTAYNGAPSGVPDCSEAGCMIAEEYEPMMVDGQQQMVKKQRCIRTIHAEQNLLLFTDRTDREGSSVYVTDEPCWTCAKMLANSGIVEIVYHRPYRKDTDKVSELMRQKGITFRRLDPYTPPRETVDPDESVVD from the coding sequence ATGAGTGCTGACAGACGGAAGGATTGGGATACTTATTTTATGGATATCGCTTATATGGTATCCACCCGTTCACGCTGCAGCCGCAGGCATGTTGGCGCCGTATTGATGCAGGGAAAGAAGCTGCTCGGTACCGCGTATAATGGAGCGCCCTCAGGTGTGCCGGATTGCTCCGAGGCCGGCTGCATGATTGCTGAGGAGTATGAGCCGATGATGGTGGATGGACAGCAGCAAATGGTTAAGAAGCAGCGCTGTATCCGGACCATTCATGCGGAGCAGAATCTGCTGCTGTTCACTGACCGGACCGATCGGGAAGGCTCCAGCGTCTATGTGACGGATGAACCTTGCTGGACCTGTGCTAAGATGCTAGCGAACAGCGGAATCGTGGAGATCGTTTATCATCGGCCATACCGTAAGGATACGGATAAGGTGTCAGAGCTGATGAGGCAGAAAGGAATTACTTTCCGCCGACTAGACCCTTATACGCCGCCTCGTGAAACTGTAGATCCAGATGAATCTGTTGTGGATTAA
- a CDS encoding ComEA family DNA-binding protein, whose translation MKDRWLTAVISAAVGAGLVFFALGGKGEPGVEGWLPVNEGVAQALATSVDKDSKAPAKAAEAAEDKQKKSVNSSSASSVNEATAGASELKTGSSLASGQEMPIAKMDVNSSSPAALPAANDSLIHINSAGLVELQDIPGIGAKKAQAILDYRNEHGAFKQISDLTKIKGIGDKMLQKMKPYIGL comes from the coding sequence ATGAAGGACCGATGGCTAACCGCAGTGATCTCTGCTGCGGTTGGTGCCGGCCTTGTGTTCTTCGCACTTGGCGGCAAGGGCGAGCCGGGAGTTGAAGGATGGCTGCCTGTTAATGAAGGGGTGGCCCAAGCTTTGGCAACCTCGGTAGACAAGGATTCGAAAGCGCCGGCTAAGGCAGCTGAAGCTGCCGAGGACAAGCAGAAGAAATCTGTGAACAGCTCCTCCGCATCCAGCGTAAATGAAGCAACTGCTGGAGCGTCTGAACTGAAAACGGGCTCTAGCCTGGCTTCTGGGCAGGAGATGCCGATAGCCAAGATGGATGTGAATTCTTCCTCTCCAGCTGCTCTCCCGGCTGCTAACGATAGCTTGATCCACATTAATTCAGCAGGCTTAGTTGAACTGCAGGATATTCCGGGGATCGGTGCGAAGAAGGCTCAGGCCATATTGGACTATCGGAATGAGCACGGGGCGTTTAAACAAATTTCCGATTTGACGAAGATCAAAGGCATTGGAGATAAAATGCTTCAGAAGATGAAGCCCTACATCGGGCTTTAG